The bacterium genome has a segment encoding these proteins:
- a CDS encoding O-antigen ligase family protein, with protein MLNKLSKLFFWLFLISLPFGYRVLFFKFTPGFDEYEAIFLYASDVLMVLFLIFTIKNIFSLTRFRLLSIFLFLAGISIFFASYKFLALYNFIRLFLLVLTALAIAESLRKNWIKLETILAVLAGSAVFQSFIAFFQFLNQKSLGLKFLGESVLGQGIPGVAKIVIGGGKILRAYGTFPHPNVLAAFLLLGLFGAYYCFLRVFNRKKKFWLGLLSIAAIFIIILGLILAFSRTAWFLGIVLTLVFIFCLFRQKDFRRRNFYFSAVLFFIFLILLSGLGQLIFPRAQISLNEPAVNQRISYNELGWYLVKNHPLGVGLGNQVIYSVKKGIYQLFGMSQVWQWQPVHNIYLLIGSETGVLGLIVFLVFIAKLLIKNIKPFLNKISEMNYTSLVALIMFLSLLGFGLFDHFLWTLQPGRLMLWLVLGIMLGTSPRS; from the coding sequence TTGCTGAATAAGCTATCTAAATTATTTTTTTGGCTGTTTTTAATTTCTTTGCCTTTCGGCTACAGGGTTTTGTTTTTTAAATTTACACCCGGCTTTGACGAATATGAGGCGATTTTTTTGTACGCCAGCGATGTTTTGATGGTTTTGTTTTTGATTTTTACAATAAAAAATATTTTTTCATTAACGCGTTTCCGCTTGTTGAGTATTTTTTTATTCCTTGCCGGAATCTCAATCTTTTTCGCTTCTTATAAGTTTCTGGCTCTTTACAATTTTATAAGATTATTTTTATTGGTTTTGACCGCGTTGGCAATCGCGGAAAGTTTGAGAAAAAATTGGATTAAATTGGAAACTATTTTAGCGGTTTTAGCCGGTTCAGCCGTTTTTCAATCTTTTATCGCTTTTTTCCAGTTTTTAAATCAAAAAAGCTTGGGGTTGAAGTTTTTAGGGGAATCGGTTTTAGGCCAAGGAATCCCTGGAGTTGCCAAAATAGTCATTGGCGGCGGTAAAATTTTGCGGGCTTACGGCACATTTCCCCATCCCAATGTTTTGGCGGCTTTTTTGCTTTTGGGGTTATTCGGCGCTTATTATTGTTTTTTAAGGGTTTTTAATCGGAAGAAAAAATTTTGGCTTGGACTTTTAAGCATCGCGGCGATTTTTATTATAATTTTGGGTTTAATCCTGGCGTTTTCACGCACGGCCTGGTTTTTGGGAATTGTTTTAACCCTTGTTTTTATTTTTTGTCTTTTCCGTCAAAAAGATTTCCGTCGGCGGAATTTTTATTTTTCGGCAGTTTTATTTTTTATTTTTTTGATTTTGCTTTCGGGGCTTGGTCAGTTGATTTTTCCCAGAGCGCAAATTTCTTTAAACGAACCCGCGGTCAATCAGAGAATTTCTTATAATGAATTGGGCTGGTATCTGGTAAAAAATCATCCTTTAGGTGTCGGCTTGGGCAACCAGGTGATTTATTCGGTGAAAAAAGGAATTTATCAACTTTTTGGGATGAGCCAGGTTTGGCAGTGGCAGCCGGTACACAATATTTATTTGCTTATTGGTTCGGAAACCGGAGTTTTGGGATTGATTGTTTTTTTAGTATTCATCGCTAAACTTTTAATAAAAAATATTAAACCCTTTTTAAATAAAATTTCAGAAATGAATTATACTTCCTTAGTCGCTTTGATAATGTTTCTGTCTCTGTTGGGATTCGGTTTATTTGACCATTTTCTTTGGACGCTACAGCCCGGCCGCTTGATGTTGTGGCTGGTTTTGGGAATAATGTTAGGGACTAGCCCTCGTAGTTGA
- a CDS encoding archease, producing MSQQTTSNADKATSTGVKKFEILEHRADIKIKVFGKTLVELYENAVWAMASILFKNANPKKQELRLAKTIIIKSIDREVLLIDFLNDILGESQINQAIYPIVRLIDFQPDGVQGMVYLKAKISGYEIERFDEDIKAVTYHDLNISQDKNGIWEATILFDV from the coding sequence ATGTCCCAACAAACAACGTCAAACGCAGATAAAGCGACTTCTACCGGGGTGAAAAAATTTGAGATTTTAGAACATAGAGCGGATATAAAAATAAAAGTTTTCGGAAAAACACTTGTAGAGCTTTATGAAAATGCGGTTTGGGCGATGGCTTCTATATTGTTTAAAAACGCAAACCCCAAAAAACAAGAATTAAGGCTTGCCAAAACGATCATCATCAAATCAATAGACCGGGAAGTTTTACTGATTGATTTTCTCAACGATATTTTGGGGGAAAGCCAGATTAATCAGGCGATTTATCCCATAGTCCGATTGATTGATTTTCAGCCAGACGGCGTTCAGGGAATGGTTTATTTGAAAGCCAAAATAAGCGGCTATGAAATTGAACGATTTGACGAGGATATTAAAGCAGTGACTTATCATGATTTAAATATTTCTCAAGACAAAAATGGTATTTGGGAGGCGACTATTTTGTTTGATGTATAA
- a CDS encoding MgtC/SapB family protein encodes MNTIFNSQNLEIFGQLFLAVILGTLIGTEREVRGRLAGVKTHALVCLGSCLFTILSTVGFMYFAVGPGFDPSRIASQVVIGIGFIGAGLIVFQQSKIKGLTTAAGIWTTAAIGMTVGLKFYFVAFFATFLVLLIYALLYYFEIFLDRFRDKNTPKS; translated from the coding sequence ATGAACACAATTTTTAATTCCCAAAATTTAGAAATTTTTGGCCAGCTTTTTTTAGCCGTTATCTTGGGGACTTTAATCGGGACCGAAAGAGAAGTCAGAGGAAGATTGGCGGGCGTTAAAACCCACGCTTTGGTTTGCCTGGGGTCTTGTTTGTTTACGATTCTTTCAACTGTCGGCTTTATGTATTTTGCTGTCGGGCCAGGATTTGACCCTTCCCGGATAGCTTCGCAAGTTGTAATCGGCATAGGCTTTATAGGCGCCGGTTTGATTGTATTTCAACAATCAAAAATTAAGGGCTTGACTACAGCGGCTGGTATCTGGACCACGGCGGCTATCGGAATGACCGTCGGTCTTAAATTTTATTTCGTCGCTTTTTTTGCCACCTTTTTAGTTTTATTAATTTATGCCCTGCTTTATTATTTTGAAATTTTTCTAGACCGTTTTCGGGACAAAAACACGCCTAAATCTTAA
- a CDS encoding translation elongation factor-like protein — protein sequence MPIKKIAEKTAKKTSCPKPRVCKSCKEKPIGEITHYFGGINVAIIKFKKTVEVGEKIKIKGANTDFEQAIESMQYEHKDIKSAKKNQEVGIKVSEKVREGDMVYPVE from the coding sequence ATGCCAATAAAAAAAATAGCGGAAAAAACAGCAAAAAAAACTTCTTGCCCCAAACCTCGCGTTTGTAAGTCCTGCAAGGAGAAGCCAATCGGCGAAATAACCCATTATTTCGGGGGAATCAACGTGGCGATTATAAAATTCAAAAAAACCGTTGAGGTCGGCGAAAAAATAAAGATTAAGGGAGCGAATACCGATTTTGAGCAGGCGATTGAATCGATGCAGTATGAACACAAAGACATTAAAAGCGCCAAGAAAAACCAGGAAGTAGGAATAAAAGTTTCGGAAAAAGTGCGGGAAGGCGATATGGTTTACCCCGTAGAATAA
- a CDS encoding RtcB family protein codes for MDKKDLQKISDWLWEIPKDFRKDMRVPARIYASEKILNEIEPDAFSQVINTASLPGIVNYSLAMPDIHTGYGFVIGGVAAMDFKDGVISPGGVGYDINCGMRVLRSEYSEKEIRPHLEKLATEIQNEVPSGLGQGRQIKSSVGEIEKILEDGAQRIVEQGCGEKEDLENCESNGRLTNADVSLVSERAKNRGRNQVGTLGSGNHFLEIQKVEEIFDETAAKAFGLFKDQVLVMIHTGSRGLGHQIATDYIRVMVNAMSKYGIKLPDRELAACPIDSSEGKNYFTAMNCGANYAWANRQAITHFIRKAWKSVLGDSGSKLKVVYDVAHNIAKIENHLVYGEEKKLIVHRKGATRAFPPGHPEIPEKYREVGQPVLIPGSMGTASYILAGTKEGAEAWFSACHGAGRTMSRHAAARAVSPQELIKSLESKGIVIRCASPSGLAEEAPQAYKDIEGVVEVVHQAGLSKKVARLKPLAVIKGE; via the coding sequence ATGGATAAAAAAGATTTACAAAAAATATCCGATTGGCTTTGGGAAATTCCGAAAGATTTCCGGAAAGACATGCGGGTTCCGGCCAGAATTTATGCGTCGGAAAAGATATTAAACGAAATAGAGCCGGACGCTTTTAGCCAGGTTATCAATACGGCTTCTCTGCCGGGCATCGTGAATTATTCTCTGGCTATGCCGGATATTCATACCGGTTATGGTTTTGTTATTGGCGGAGTGGCGGCAATGGATTTTAAAGATGGCGTCATTTCTCCAGGCGGTGTCGGGTATGACATCAATTGCGGGATGAGGGTTTTAAGGTCGGAATATTCTGAAAAAGAAATCAGGCCGCATTTGGAAAAATTAGCTACCGAAATTCAAAATGAAGTTCCTTCGGGCTTGGGCCAGGGCCGCCAGATTAAATCAAGCGTTGGGGAAATTGAAAAAATTTTGGAAGACGGAGCCCAGAGAATAGTGGAGCAGGGTTGTGGCGAAAAAGAGGATTTGGAAAATTGCGAGTCCAACGGCCGTTTAACTAACGCCGACGTTTCTTTGGTTTCCGAACGGGCGAAAAATCGCGGCCGAAATCAAGTCGGAACTTTAGGCTCGGGTAATCATTTTTTGGAAATTCAAAAAGTGGAAGAAATTTTTGACGAAACAGCGGCTAAGGCGTTTGGCTTGTTCAAAGACCAGGTTTTGGTGATGATTCATACCGGCTCACGCGGACTCGGCCACCAGATTGCCACTGATTATATCCGGGTGATGGTCAACGCTATGTCTAAATACGGAATAAAATTGCCTGACCGGGAATTGGCGGCTTGTCCGATTGATTCTTCCGAAGGTAAAAATTATTTTACAGCCATGAATTGCGGAGCGAATTACGCTTGGGCTAACAGGCAGGCCATTACTCATTTTATCCGCAAGGCTTGGAAGAGCGTTTTAGGGGACTCGGGCTCGAAGTTAAAAGTCGTCTATGATGTGGCGCATAATATCGCAAAGATTGAAAATCATTTGGTTTATGGCGAAGAAAAAAAATTAATCGTTCATCGTAAAGGAGCGACCAGGGCTTTTCCGCCGGGCCATCCGGAAATTCCGGAAAAATACCGGGAAGTCGGACAGCCGGTTTTAATTCCAGGGTCAATGGGCACGGCTTCTTATATTTTAGCGGGAACAAAAGAGGGAGCTGAAGCGTGGTTTAGCGCTTGCCATGGCGCCGGCCGGACAATGTCGCGGCATGCCGCGGCGCGCGCGGTTTCGCCTCAGGAGTTGATTAAAAGTTTAGAAAGCAAGGGAATAGTCATCCGTTGCGCTTCTCCAAGCGGCTTAGCCGAAGAAGCGCCTCAGGCCTACAAAGACATTGAAGGCGTGGTGGAGGTGGTTCATCAGGCCGGTCTTTCAAAAAAAGTAGCCAGATTAAAACCTTTAGCGGTAATTAAGGGAGAATAA
- a CDS encoding LOG family protein: protein MANKKSSGLQYVICVSGSAETGHCELDAIEKAEEMGREIAKQGFILVTGATTGMPYWAAKGAKKAGGTVIGFSPAASKAAHQRTYHLPIDYHDVILYTGFGYSGRNLLLTRASDAVITICGRMGTLNEFTIAFEDQKPIGVLEGTGGTADIIQDLIVKSYRGPGKIAYAKEPVELLKKVVELIKEEEI from the coding sequence ATGGCTAATAAAAAATCTTCTGGTCTTCAATATGTAATTTGTGTTTCCGGCTCTGCGGAAACCGGGCACTGTGAATTGGACGCGATAGAGAAAGCCGAGGAAATGGGCCGGGAAATCGCCAAGCAGGGTTTTATTCTGGTTACCGGCGCCACCACCGGTATGCCATATTGGGCTGCCAAAGGCGCCAAAAAAGCTGGCGGAACGGTTATTGGTTTTTCGCCAGCCGCTTCCAAAGCCGCTCATCAGAGGACTTATCATTTGCCGATTGATTATCATGATGTGATTTTATATACCGGCTTTGGTTATTCCGGCAGAAATCTTTTACTGACGCGGGCGTCGGACGCCGTTATCACTATCTGCGGACGGATGGGGACGCTTAATGAATTTACTATCGCTTTTGAAGATCAAAAGCCGATTGGGGTTCTCGAAGGCACCGGCGGTACGGCTGATATAATTCAGGATTTAATCGTCAAGAGTTATCGCGGCCCCGGGAAAATCGCTTATGCCAAAGAGCCGGTCGAGCTTCTAAAAAAAGTCGTTGAATTAATAAAAGAAGAAGAAATATAA